Within the Sphingobacteriales bacterium genome, the region GCTGTGCTACTATCAAATAGTGATGAAAAAGCGCGGAAGATTGCAAAAGGTGTGTTTGGAGGATAGTAAAACCGCGTGCCGCAATCATTTTGTTGTAGTCGTTGAGATGGTGTTGGTGCGGGTGCAGAATGTCGCCGGGGAGCAGCCGAAATATCGGTTTGAGTAGCTGATAGCGGTGAGCATCAACGGTGAGTACCCAAAATCCCTTTGGCAGCGTTAAGGCGGCGAGGTTGTCGAAAGCGGCAGCGAGGTTATCTACATGGTTAATGGCGTTCATACAAAAAACGATGTTGTAGCGTTGGGGGTGCTCTTGATAAAACTGCTCTAAAGTACTGCCAAAAAACTGTACATTCGGATATT harbors:
- a CDS encoding methyltransferase domain-containing protein, translating into MMMKRTHSAVVSSGSLRWRIAQWAELHWWKRYLLPKNVESYLQWKRQYWRQLLQQISVPLPLEEPDTKVLDAGCGPAGVFMVLPHNEVVAFDPLLQHYAHLPHFNEAQYPNVQFFGSTLEQFYQEHPQRYNIVFCMNAINHVDNLAAAFDNLAALTLPKGFWVLTVDAHRYQLLKPIFRLLPGDILHPHQHHLNDYNKMIAARGFTILQTHLLQSSALFHHYLIVAQRND